The proteins below are encoded in one region of Lactuca sativa cultivar Salinas chromosome 3, Lsat_Salinas_v11, whole genome shotgun sequence:
- the LOC111877687 gene encoding geraniol 8-hydroxylase, translating to MEFWIHLTPELLAISIVTLGILWHLISSSSNDVPPLPPGPRGFPIVGYLPFLSHDLHKQFTEMAQTYGPIFKLRVGSKLHIMVNTLDLAREVVRDQDEIFANRKAPIAAATSTYGGQDIVWSNNNSYWRNLRKIFVHEVLSNKNLDACSSYRRDEVRKTIKNVYGKIGTAIDINEISFSTEANVLTSMIWENTSVKGANDRDLAAEFQMIVAEMVELISQHNLSDLFPSLARFDLQGINRKMKKSLKKLDRIFTSIIDDRLEFNSKKKEDAVEYEGKKDFLQILLDLKEEKKESSFNITQIKALLVDIMVAGTETTTTLIEWAMAEIMQDGNIMKKVQEELIQVVGLNNIVEESHLSKLEYLDAVIKETFRLHPVVPFLIPRIPSKTCIVGGYTIPKGCIVFLNTWAIHRDSKYWDNPLKFDPERFLKNNMDYKGNNVSFMPFGSGRRLCPGVPLAEKMLMYVLASLLHSFEWRLPKGEQHDLSENFGITLKKRKSLVAVPSQRLSNVNLYM from the exons ATGGAGTTCTGGATTCATCTAACTCCGGAGCTTCTCGCCATTTCAATAGTAACTTTGGGAATTTTATGGCACCTTATTTCCAGCTCCTCAAATGATGTCCCACCATTGCCACCAGGTCCCCGTGGTTTTCCCATTGTAGGCTACCTTCCATTTCTAAGCCATGACCTACACAAACAGTTCACTGAAATGGCTCAAACTTACGGACCCATCTTCAAGCTTCGGGTGGGAAGTAAGCTTCATATCATGGTCAATACCCTGGACTTAGCCAGGGAAGTGGTTCGTGACCAAGATGAGATCTTTGCTAACCGGAAAGCACCCATCGCCGCCGCTACAAGCACTTACGGAGGCCAGGATATAGTATGGTCAAACAACAATTCTTACTGGCGTAATCTACGTAAGATATTTGTTCATGAGGTCCTAAGCAACAAGAATCTTGATGCATGTAGTTCTTACAGGAGAGACGAGGTTAGAAAAACCATCAAGAATGTTTATGGTAAAATCGGGACAGCCATTGACATCAATGAGATTTCTTTCTCGACGGAAGCCAATGTCCTAACAAGCATGATCTGGGAGAACACATCGGTAAAAGGTGCAAACGATCGGGATCTTGCAGCTGAGTTCCAGATGATTGTTGCGGAGATGGTGGAGCTTATCAGCCAGCATAATCTGTCTGATCTGTTCCCTAGTCTCGCTCGATTTGATCTGCAGGGTATTAATCGGAAAATGAAGAAGTCGCTTAAGAAGTTGGATCGAATTTTCACAAGCATCATTGATGATCGACTCGAATTTAATTCCAAAAAGAAAGAGGATGCCGTTGAGTATGAAGGAAAGAAGGATTTTTTACAGATCTTGTTAGATCTCAAGGAGGAAAAGAAGGAATCATCGTTCAACATCACACAAATCAAGGCACTTCTTGTG GATATTATGGTTGCTGGAACCGAAACTACCACCACCCTAATAGAATGGGCAATGGCAGAGATCATGCAAGATGGCAACATAATGAAGAAGGTTCAAGAAGAATTAATACAAGTCGTAGGATTAAACAACATTGTGGAAGAATCTCATCTCTCAAAACTAGAATACCTGGATGCAGTAATTAAAGAAACATTTCGTTTACACCCTGTGGTTCCATTCCTAATCCCACGGATTCCAAGCAAGACTTGCATAGTAGGTGGCTACACCATCCCCAAGGGCTGTATCGTCTTTCTAAATACTTGGGCAATCCATCGGGATTCTAAGTATTGGGATAATCCCTTAAAATTTGATCCTGAGAGGTTCTTGAAGAACAACATGGATTACAAAGGAAACAATGTAAGCTTTATGCCATTTGGATCCGGAAGAAGATTGTGTCCAGGAGTTCCATTGGCAGAGAAAATGTTGATGTATGTCTTGGCTTCGCTCTTGCACTCCTTTGAGTGGAGGTTGCCAAAGGGTGAACAACATGACCTCTCTGAAAATTTTGGCATCACTTTAAAGAAAAGAAAGTCACTCGTCGCTGTTCCATCTCAAAGGTTGTCCAATGTAAATCTTTATATGTAA